A region of the Candidatus Neomarinimicrobiota bacterium genome:
TCGGAAATTTGTCTTAAGCTTCCTTCAGATTCGCAGTCACCCACGACACCCTTGCTCTCGACTAGTGGTTGGAAACTACAATCCTCCACAGTGGACTTGCACCACCTAGTTATTAACCATGCACGGCACACTACCAAAAAAGGCCCCTGAATTTCAGGGGCCTTTTGTACACCAGCCAGGAGTCGAACCCGGAACCTTCTGGTCCGTAGCCAAACGCTCTATCCAATTGAGCTACTGGTGCATACCACTGATAATGAAATTATTCATCATCATAAACCTATTTTCTCAAACCAGTAGCGAAATTGCCTGTCACGTCGTAGCCCTGAGCTTGTCGAAGGGCGTAGACGGAAGCTACTGGTGCATGTCAATTAAAGATCGAAATCTTTACTGGTCGTAGCGCGTAGGGGAGTCGAACCCCTGTTACCGGCGTGAGAGGCCAGCGTCCTAGACCACTAGACGAACGCGCCAAATTATGCTTTTATATCGAGATTGCACTTACAATCGATATTGACGATCCCATTATTCTCACAATTACCATGGAATCAAAAACATTCAAAAAACGTTGCCGGGGGAGGATTCGAACCCCCAATGAAGGAACCAGAGACCTTAGTGATACCATTTCACCACCCGGCAAAAAGCTTAAAGCGCGGCGAATATAAACAGCGGCCTAAGTCATGGCAATATTATATTCCCATATGAAATAGCATTGTCCTGGCATGCAGGAATCCATTTACAGAAAGATATTTTGAGCAAAAGGATTATGCATGTTAAGAAGATACGCACGGAGGAATATTTATGAGAGAATCATGTTGCCTTGTTACCACAACAGTTGACAAGGCTAGCTTAGCCAACTCACTTGCAGAGGACGCGATTAAAGAGCATCTGGCTGCTTGTGTCCAAATTATTCCCAACATCACCAGCTATTACGAATGGCGTGGTCAATTGGAGAAGTCACAGGAATTGTTACTTCAATTCAAAACCACGGAAAAGCATGCGCAGCTGTTGATGGAGTATATTAAAAAGTCACACAGTTATGACACTCCAGAAATAATCATGTTCAGAACG
Encoded here:
- a CDS encoding divalent-cation tolerance protein CutA — translated: MRESCCLVTTTVDKASLANSLAEDAIKEHLAACVQIIPNITSYYEWRGQLEKSQELLLQFKTTEKHAQLLMEYIKKSHSYDTPEIIMFRTGDIDPDYDKWIEMAVNQDLS